The DNA window TCTTAAAGGTGAACTCTTGATGCTTCGTCTTCAGAAATCTACACGTAATGAGTTCAAGTCTAGTGAGTTTCGCCGTATGCGCAAAAGGGTATCTCGCTTTCTCCCTTATCCATTGTTTTATATCTTTCTTCTTGCTTGCTAGTTCAAATTATGAAATACTCGCTTCTGGTTTTGCCTTTAAATTTCCATGGAACGcttgaaattttgtttcttttgattactatgtTGGTTTCTTAGTTGCTTGTTTTTGAGGCCGGAGTGAATTGGAAATAATGATGGCAACAAGTGTGCTTAGGGGGGGCGAAATGGGATTTCTGAGTTGTTTTGGATATTTCAGCTTCTGCTGTGTGGGGGGAGTAGGCTCCCTGGCCGCATTGCATCGTGATTAGCTAGGACTGAAGTGTTTTTGGATGCTCGTTGCAATTTAATTACTAGTAGGAGATTGATATGAGAGGCTCTTGACTTTTGATGTGAAGCCCTGTGATTTCGTTGTACAACTTGAGTTTTAAGCCCTAAACAATGGTTGAGTAATCAATGAGATCATATAATGGAATCAGATAACTTCATTTCTACTTTCTGGTGTTTATGGCTCCCTCCCCATTTGTGAAAGAGGAATTTTGATACACCTTACTGTGGAGCCATGAAAGTGTGGAATGGGTtccgtttatttatttttgtgtagaCCTTCCTTGcatgtttttctatattttaataGATGACAAAGCTCAGAAGTTCTGGTAAACAAGTAAAATATGAGGCTCCTGCTTTTCTTTTATACAACTCCCAACTTCTCtttgtttaatatgttttttccaTTGCTCTTTAGTTCAAATTTGTTTGGTCAATTAATTGGAAAGGGTGTCTTGGGTATCTGAATCGCTAATGGCAACAAGAATACTTAAGCAGAAGGGAATGCAATTTTTTTGGGAcattttaggtttttctttgtAGAAGGACTAGAATACATCACTGTATTGCGTGGTTGTAATTTGTAAGTGTTATGTCTGAAATAGTTTCTGCGGGAACTGATGTTTTGGATACTTCTTACAATTTAACAAACACAAAATTTTCTGAAAAAGGGAAGTAAGGGATTTATAATAGAGGTGGAAGCTTGGTTTTTGAGGTGCATACCTCTATGCTTCAATCTTTATTCTGTAGAAATGTCAATGGATGGCTTGAGTGTGACTTCTATGGTGGATTTTGGCTGTCTAGTTATCATGTCAACGGTAACCAGCAGAATAATTTTAGTTGGAGCAATCATCGAAGCATATTTCCAATTTGGATATCATCAACTTTATTTTACTCGCTGATGTTCTTGGCCCAGCATTATGAATGAGAGGAATTCCATTAACAATGTGGAATTtgtgccttttgtttttcataacaCCTTCCCACCATTTCCTtctatatttgataaataaataaacataaagttTTGGTAGATGCATGAAACATGAGCACTTGTTGTTTTTCTCGCacgcttttcttttttctgttggATAACCAGACATACTTTCTTTAAACCATTTGCTGCTTGTATGTATGACCTAATATCATGGCTTTCTAAGTCCTCGTCAGTAATTTATCTTGCCATGGAATTCTTATGTAAATGATTAAGTTGGAAAGTGTGGTTTCATTTCGTTCCATTATCttccattttttgttttaagtctTTGGGGTTGCTGTATTTCTGGATTTGGTAGTATATTGTTACCTTGGTTGCAACCTCGAAACATGCTAATGTAAATGTTGTTATTCTTGCCCTGTCTGCCATCTAGTAATCAGGGATCTTCTTTGAAACAATGAGAATAGTAATATTCGAATGCATTATCAAGGTAAGGAGTCAAATTTTTCTGCAGGTCACCTTAAACTACCTGTGTATTTTACACGTACTCTTTAAAAGGGAGAATGGTTCTAGAGGTTGACAGTCTGGCACTTGGATGGAAATCCAAATGGTCACTAGCATAAGTCCATGCAATATGTGTCAGACTGAAAGGCAGAAACTTACCGTACTATTTATTTCATGTCCATGGCATGAAGTTGAATACAATGAGGCTCCTGGATGTATTATGGGACTGGGGCATACAGTTTAAGAAATAGTTTAAGGCCATGACATGCTACAGTACAGTATGGAGTGACAATGACTCTCTGCAATTCGTGTAGCTATTCTTCTACCGAGTGTCATTGGTTGCATGCCTACTGAAATATAAATGACCCATATGGTATATCCCTGACTAGTGCAGAAAGGTGAAATGGGTCTATCTGTCAGCAAATGTCTGGGATAAGGCTGCGAGAACTTAATTATGCTCCAAGGAATAACTGGGCGGGGGAGTAAGAGGACTGGCCAAAGGCAAAATGATGCTTCTAAGTGTGTATTTCAACTCAATGGTTTTTGATGGGTAGTCTTGTGTATGTACTATTTAACATAAAGTTGGAGCTGTACATTTAATGGTCATGACACCATGGCAATCAATAAATCCCATCTAAATCATTTGCTTGCTGACATATATTCGGCAGCCTAATTTGCTGGAGATATAATTGCATCCTTTTGAAATTGCTTAGAGATTTTTTGTTCTTCCTGTGGCTGGAGATATGTTATGTGCTATGTGCCTTATTAAGTACTAGTTTGTGCAGTCAAGCAGCAAGCCAGATGGGGATATGACTAGATGCCACCTTTACTTGTAACTAAGATGTGGTGAAATGGCTGCTGTGTTCAAGTATTTTGTAGGTTCCCATTTTCCACATTTTCACTTTCATGCGTTTTCTGTGTGCTCAtcacatattttattaaaatactgaAGTTCATTTATCATTCTGAACCTTTTTCTGCGAGAATGATGTGCCTTTTCACAGTGAAGTTCGCAGCCGATGCTTCAAGGCTAAAAGTAGTACCCTCCCTCGTAATTCAGTATTGACTGAGTGTGTTTTATTGATTGCAGATTGCTCGCATGCTTACTGTTAAGCGGGAAAGAGAGATTGTGGAGGGGGTTGGGAAGAGGCTGTCAAGAAAGTTGGACAGGCAATGGAAGAGAAGCATTGTTGTTAGACCACCTCCATCCTTGAAGAAATTGCAAGAGGAAGAGGCAGCTGCAGAAGCTGAAAAATCTGCTTGAGCCAATTGTATTGTATTATTCCTCAATGAATTTGATGTAATTTCATGACATAGGAGGAGCAGCAGCATCCTCCTTCACTGATTGCGTAATTTTTCCTCCCGGTCCCTCTATTCTTCCCTTTGCCTTATACTTGGCCTTTTCTTCTTTAGCAAAGTACTGATTAGTCTAATTGCTTGCTTGAATGTCACTATTGAgcaacaggaaaagaaaattcctcataatattgttttattccTAAACGCTGCAGTTTCATattccttcatttctttttttcatacctCCCGCTCAGTGTCATTCCCTTATCCACCTCCAACCACCACGAACAACCATGGAAGAAGAATCGCCGCCGCCATCAGATCTCTCAAGTCCGAATCCAACCAGTCCCATGGACCATGCACTCCAAAAAAAGCACCAAGCAATGCTAGACCGCCTGTCCAACCGCCACCAATCCCGACAAAAAACTGCCTCCACCGCCTCCTTCCTCTCCACATTCACCGATTCCAAAAGCTCAATCGAATCCCAACTCACCCAACACAACAGATCCTGCTCGCTTAAAATCTCATATAGCCAACATCTCTTCCCTCGAAAAACTCGTCGCTGAAAGCTCCTACTTTCTCCCTTGTGAAATCCGCTCCTCTTAAATCCATCGAAAACTTAAAGCAATCTCTCGGTAAATTGAATTCCCAACTTGTCCCTAAGAAGAAATTCTCCTTCAAAAACAAATCCACAAGTAAACCAAATCCAATTCCATCAAATTCCTCTTTCACTAAACCAAGAAAATCAAACTCTaacaaaaaatctcaagaatTTTAAAGAGTTTGGAGAATTTTCGCTGTCGGATATGAATTCATGTGAAGTGAAATTGATTGGCTGCGTTAACGCAATGTTTGTTAACAGATTGAGGAATTGTAGGGTTTACACGGGACCTGTGATTGGTTCAATTTTGATAGAGGAAGTAGAGAACTGCTTGTTTGTGTTAGCATCGCATCAGATTATGCGAAaagttgtgatttttatttgagagtGAGGAGTGGGCCGATAATTGAGGATTGTGGAGCTGTGAGATTCGCGCCGTTTTTTTTGAGATATGAGGGGATTGAGGAGGATTTGAGGGAAGCTGGGTTGGAAGAGGAGGATTTGAATTGGGAAAATGTCGATGATTTTAAGTGGTTGAGAGCGGTTAAACCACCGAGTTGGTCGGTTTTGGAGGACAGTGAAAGGATTGGAAGAGTGGAGGTTGAGGATCCTGAAAGAGCATAAGCGGAGTGGAGAATACGGGGGTTTAGAGTGCGAAACTTCAAATAGTTTGTTATGCGAGTTTGGGTTCAGGTAATgtgattttttgggtttctgTCGTCTTATTTTGTGGGTTGATTGTGTTTTAGATGCTAAATGTTGTTGAGTTTTGAATGAAAAGTGGGAAATGATGCTGTGCTGCTGTTTGGTTATTCTTGTTCCTCTGCTTTTggattctcttatttttttttttttttgatttcatgtGTTTTAGTTGCTCTTGTTATTGGGATGGAGGCTCTGTTCAGTCCAATTCACAGTTGATACTCTTAAAGAGAACTGCCTAATAGATGCTCATTTTTTAGCTGCTTAGACAGTATATACTATATAGATTAGTGGGCAAAGACCTGAATAAATTTGGAGCGGAAACTGTTCCTCATCCTCAATAATAGTGAGTTTTATGAGAAGTTCCTGTAAAAAGGAGGCTTGTCGTGAATGCTTTGTAAAGAAGTTTGTAGGCATCCAAGCATccttgtaaatttaaaatttgcaaCACTTCTTCTAAGATTGCTTTAGTTTGAAACTAGAGGGAAACCTCTGATAACAGATGGACGACTTGTTATACAAAGAAGTGCAATACTGCCATGTCAGGAGCGGCagcaaaaaaattagagttattGTTTGGAATCTTTACCCATTAGAAATATCTTGGTGCGCCACATCTGAAGTCTATCAGAATCAAACTTCACTTcaaaggggtgaaattaaaaatgctttttGTAATATAATGGAACTATTTTCTTAATCCATATCGACTATTATGAAATTTGATGTTAGTCCTGTTTATGTCGTTAATCCATcatgttattttgttaaattgatcaCTCCTTAACATTGTGCTAGGTACTAATTTTCTGGGAGGTTTATAGAGTTCcgatgtattttattttgggttctTCCAAAGTGAACACTGTATCTCTTCTAGTAACTCTTTTTGGCAATCCCAAAACCTACTTAGGGAGCTTTGTATTAACTTCATCTTGagagatttgaaaaataaaatggaaaacagATTCGAGTATGATTATGTGATTTGTAAGAGGAGGACTAGATGTTAATGGACTTTTGATAAAGAGAATTTGTGGTTGATTTGCCTGGCGCTGGGCCTTCAATGGCTTCCATCAATCTAGTGGCTTAATAAATTGCCATACTTTTTAACTGTTCAATAGTCCCGCAGCTCTTGCTGCATTGCTGAAAATTTTCTGCCAGTTAAATGAAAGAGCTTGGCTTTATGCTGCCAGGTTTATCTCCCTTCTGCCTGCAGTGATTGTTCCCAGTTCTGCTTTTCAAGGTCTCTATTGCTATGTGGGGGATCTGTTTGATGGTACCCTGTACTTCCATATTGCTGTTTCTTATATGCTTTCTATTCTAGTTACTTCTGTATGCTACAAGAGGTTGTCTTCTGATACAGCTGCAAttctaaatatgaatttatcagctggtttttttggttagttCTGCTCTTATGCCAACAATTGTTTAAACAATTGCGGGCATCTGGTTCAACCATTGAAGATTATTGCCCTTTCATATGTTTTCTGGATTGTGGTCAAGTTTGCTGTTGTCATGGAAAGTTTCAAGGATCAGGTTGTTATCTGGATGCTTAAATCCATGAAATGTCTGCTGAAAGTGAGTTGCTGTCATGACCTACTGGCTATGCTCTTAGATTTCTGATTGGATGCTGATGTTTTGCTGGGCGAGTACCTAGTCTGACGAGTTATCATGGCATATAAGCCTAGTACAGCATTATTGAAGCTAAAAAGTGCAGTTTGTGAGCTAGTTCTCAATTGCCGTTGAATTGGATGTGTTCTGGGGATTATTGCTGTTCTTTGATTGATGCTACATCTTTTGCCGGCACCTTCTCTGCAATAATGCTTCTAAGTTCATTCCAGAGATTGCTTGTAGTCCAATGATGATTTAAGTGTTGCTATGTTCTGCAGATGTGATTTTATTGCATATATGATGCTGTTGGGTGGGTCAACTTACACTTTTATTGTTCTATCTTGTTAACAAGACCATGACATGGGATTTTCAGAGATGGTTTATGTATGTAATGAACCTTTTAGTTTTGTGCTTTTGTTAATGAAATCCCTCTTtgcagtcaaagaaaaaaattatagaccaatcatctctttttttgTAGGCATATTGATTTACACGTATGAATCACTCTATGTTAGATTTACTTCAAAGAAATTATGGCTGTTCACGAGCTCATCTATCTCTACTGcttatttttccaatttacAGTTCTGGTGGCTGTTTACTGTGCTTAAGATTCAGAAGCAAGCTGAATAATCTTATCTGTATTTTACATGGACTATTTGGAGCACCTTTTACAACTGCACCTGTTTTGACTTTATGCTCTGACTTCATTGTTGGCATTTGGCTTTGTAGATGGGATCTTGCCAGTTTTACCATAATTATTCCAATCAGAAAATTTGTGTTACGTAAAGACAAGTGCTTTCCAGAGTTTAATTAATAGGAAAACATGAATTTGTTTGCTAGACCCACTCAAAGATTCTTTGGAATGCTTGAATTAGGTGTCTGTTGTGAGTTTGGTATGGGTTTTGCCAATGTTCTGTGATTTCCCTTCTGGCTTTGTCAAAGTGTGGGTTGGCAGCAGTAACCTGCTCGGCAATTCCCACAGGAAAAATTCTTCTACTTTCTCCTATACAGCATCTATCGAAGTCATACCAGGGAAACCTGTATAGATTTTTCAACTTTCGAGCTGTTTAATAGTTGTTCCCTTGGACTCTGGTTACGTTAAGGGCAATTCCCACCTGACGTTTAGCATGGTTCACATGACTGTGGTAGGTATTTCTTTAACTGTCAAATCCTTGCAACATATTGCTTTCACATTAAGGATTCTTATGTGGGCCATAACAAGCAACTGCTATAATGAATTTAAGTCACAAAGTAGAGGTGTCATACATTGTATATATTCTATTCCCTTGTTACCAACTCCTGTTAAGTGATGTTTAGTTGTGGGCATGGCATTTTCTTTTTCGAGCTTTGACTTGATTCTCTCATCAGGTCCAATCATGTTTTATGATCATGGGTAGATCTTGATGATCTAATTCGTTCAGTCCTCAACTACAACCATGTGACCTAACTCTGCATGCAtcattatttaaagttttaaaccTGGTACTTGATTCTCGTATTCTCTATCCAGTAACTTAAGATATCCATCAGCAAGCCTGGATAATTCGATCTCTCTCCctttttgctctctctctctctctcggttttggtttattttcaggttttaaAGTTCGTTTCCAATGTCCTCTGATCATTTGTCTTGATATGCGTCCTCCGCATGCTGAGTGGTGCAGTCCTGAGTGCTATGCGGAACAAGTATTCACAAGTTGATATGATTCTCAAGGTAGGTATGTTTTTATTTGCTAGTAATAcctgattggattttttttggctgctgatgaatttttttatggactGCATGTAATTGCATTTGGGTCTTTGTTTCAGTTTCTTGGAAACCTTCTTTCATGGTTTATGTAGTTTCCATCCCTCTTGCGTATTTCTTTAGGAGTGCAACATGCTCTTAGAAACACATTGATTGGTTCTTGCTTTAGATGCACAATACATACATTTGTCATTTGATTGTTGGTAGCTCAAAGGATGCTCTGGTCGTGCTGTTTTCGCATGCTGTGAAGACTTTATTGCCATTAATCTTGTTCTAAATGCTGCCCTCCTCAGCAAAGATAGAATTGAGTGCATGATTAGCGGATCCCGTTTAGGTTTTTGGTGTAGAATCTTGTGCCTTGCAAATTGCAACCCATGAAGGTGGAGTAGAGTAGCTGGACACCACAACGTAGAGTAGCTGCTTTCCATTCCTAAAACCCCATCCCATCTCTCTTGAAATTTGAATCTAACAGAAGTCTCTGCTCTTAACTCTTAACTGGAGGGGTGAGATGTCTCCTTGGGGACTTTTTGGATCCTAATTTGAACAGTTATGTATCGAATTTCCCTGCTTAATTATTAGATGCTACCTTACAATAACTTTTAGGGAGGCGTATCTACTTAAAGAGGTGGCCTTGGATGAGTCCAATTAAGCACGTCGGCCTATCAGGTCTTTTTAGTTTGAGAGAGTCAAAAGAGTTAGGTGCAGGTTGGTTCCATCTCACTTCATGTGGTTCGTAGGAATAGGGTCGATTAgacatattaattattaataattaataacaaaaactgTAGCTGAAATAACCGTTCATCTCCTCACAAATCAATCACTTGGATTAGAataagcaatttaaaaaaatattcaattgaaTCCTTCAACTATCATTTGCATAATTGAGCCTTTTTTAGCTCAATTTAGTAcctaattgcatattttttttattaaaaaatattggattaAAAGTCagaggatcaaaatgaaaatgacGGGTAAAATAGGTGGCGATTTTGAATTTCAtacaaaaactttattttaatccctatctttttttatttataagtgaTCGGTCATGTcagttataaaaaattcaattttggtaccaAATTTCACTTCCctcattttcaattctttttgtgAGAGGAGAGAAAGAGGACACTAAATTCCGgtgtagagagaaaaaatgaatgTTGACGATAATTCTGACTACCAAAAAGGTTGAAATCGGTGTCAATGGGTTCCATTTCATGAGGGTATTTTTACCTAGGTGTTTTGTTTCCTTCTCCTTTCCCGAGGAAGCATATTTGACCACgagaatgtttttgaattcaagttgattttaatttttttatctatttttttggggttttggaGACCATGAATAGGTTTCTGAAGGTGCTTAAagtgttttctaggtgttttcgGTTAAACAggttgaaaatagatttttaagccaaaaaactaaaaccttattTTCTGGCGACATGATCACCGAATTTTGCAGAAAACAACGACGTTTCATCTACtatcttaaaaagaaatatcatcTGCCccctttaagaaattaaaaaagataaaagttagCCCAAGCATTTGGGCTATAAGGCCCACACGcttgggatttttttaatgcTCAGCCCCATGCGCTTGGGCctcttttggatttttttctattatatatttggttaaaaagattgataaaaaaaaatcattggatcCAATTGAGTCAATAGGCCGGGTCACAGGGTTAACGAATTAATTTCCAGCATTCAGgctattatttgattttctttttttattaatgcttTTTCCAcccttcaatttaaaaaacaaaaatacaatttcatcgTTTGTCATCgataatctgtttttttttttatttaacacaaACCTAAAAGAATATGATTTCACCATTTGTTATCAATTATGTACTTATTCTATCATGACACTATATGCCTATCacgatttttttacttaaaaaaaaaacattcatacaaaaaattatcatgcgttttattgttgataattaaatgaaaaataatctttgggataaaaaaaatttattgaattcgaTGACATGTATGACTTGCATCACGAGTTTCTTGGTTGACTCGAGTTcgcttaggtttttttttaagtaaatgcTATTTTTAccgattttatcctttaacattattttaattcgGGAttgagtttttcaaaaaaaattcaagattatccTCGTGAAACTTGCATCGCGAGTTTCTTGGTTGACTCGAGTTcgcttaggtttttttttgaagtaaatgctatttttaccaattttatcctttaacattgtttttattcagGATTGAGTTTTCcaaaaagatttcaagattaTCCTCGTGAATTTTGCAGGTCAACCTATATTAACTTAGATAGATCAAATGTTTttccatctcaatattaaataaaaagattgtttaATTCATGTTTAAATCTATTTCTTTGTTTAAGAAGACACATCTTTAATACCTAGatattttatgctttaatttttttttttattacccgTGTCAAAACACAAGCCAATAAGCAAATAAGCTAGTTGGAATCCAAGAGCCCTCCCCTCAAAAGTCATTAGAGCAAATTAGAAGTTATCCATCTAGTGAAAAATTCACTTTAACTTTTACAAATTATTGAATctctcttattaaaaaaaaaaaacccttgaatcTCTAGCACTAGCAGGATGGAGTAGTTGATTAAACAATAACCATAAAGAAATTGGCCCCTTTACCTGCAAAGTATGCATGTTTGCTAGTACTTGTCTGCAAATTTTAGTCCTGGTCAGAgcataaactaaaataaatggcATATTCATTGTAGCATCAAACTCATTCTCAACTCGCCTGTTAACTTAAgcaatgcttttttttcttttttctattttgattttcaaacttttaattattgcaatttcatcctccaaagTTATGGCGTCATGGTTTCTTATATATTGTAATGCTTCCAATTTTTTTTGCCCCTAATGTACTGAATTTTGGGTTATGTTTGAATATAGGTTCggttttgcaaaaacaaagttAGAATTTAATAGAGGTcgaaagtaaaaattatttgaaaacacaTTCCCATTTAGATTTTGGTGTGGGAAACTTTAATTCAATCCCTAGAGTTTCAAATTTTCTATCATTTGATCCTGTTGTTTCGGAGATTCATGTCTGggtatctaattttattttcttcacttttcaATCTCCGGTTATtaagggaagagagagaaaatttttgaaaaaattaaaaaagaaaaatagttaaatGCCCACATTTTGGCCATCTAAATGTTTGAGATTTATGTCAATGAATTTGTCTTCTCTATAGAAGTCAATGAATATGGTGTTTCTCTACAAACATGCTGAAAAAGTATATTATGTCcgtttaggttttttattcatttgattttttttttagagtaattTTGTGGTGTCTTAGGgttattatttagtttattgaGGTTTCTATAGTATTTTTGAGgtgttttcaagtaaaaataaattaaaaattagatttttaaagtCTAAAagcttggattttaatttaaagtgaCAAAAAATATTACCCAGAAGGAAACATGTGACCTATCCAATAGGTAACATgttgcttaatt is part of the Populus trichocarpa isolate Nisqually-1 chromosome 7, P.trichocarpa_v4.1, whole genome shotgun sequence genome and encodes:
- the LOC7490208 gene encoding 50S ribosomal protein L29, chloroplastic encodes the protein MLSLPTLTFPPKPLSIIPKSSFSGIQIRQKCPVSVLLPSIKMTRSSVVMMAKKEEELKEIRAKTTEEINEEVVDLKGELLMLRLQKSTRNEFKSSEFRRMRKRIARMLTVKREREIVEGVGKRLSRKLDRQWKRSIVVRPPPSLKKLQEEEAAAEAEKSA